A genome region from Sphaeramia orbicularis chromosome 19, fSphaOr1.1, whole genome shotgun sequence includes the following:
- the mapta gene encoding microtubule-associated protein tau isoform X16 has product MDYMNNASNSYSSGDTMSASLGNMSINDQHHQENGVQMGHQMKVRSLAFPSLQPSLVHSFSPFPFLIISRTSRTQCTDSDPPAKVNNTLINGQTHKNETVLSENGLESGSEVKSSVCEEEAQPGASAGEGEVHPAEASEPCAEKEAVCEISEMQSASFEDEAPLGVSGENEGPPAGGAAPTAKPATGVLSEFAFAAGESKPSVAGSNGEGNDFMSMGASCSLDPGSEAASGLDDGRVGECGKRLSDSLWASEDMQASRGSLNWTGVADSHRAISLDATECLSEISNPSAVCLVRSTALEDLTSIGDKGLWVDPGEELISSENTNDRLSEGAALRSCSDSGAHSVTPETQPHTHRLSGSGFDSGLAFHSEEPPPRDPSSQARSYRNTSDADTLLTNTQSDTATENNTSDSLLHRVADSKSDISNDSEMNSVALTTGSAELQKTRQSSPARKSLVPVAIFKAQAKMDNGSAEKKQTATKATSSPKRPPVVTKGSKLHASSRNGPSSIPIKTRSTEHGQPTAGVKSQTPGAKTAARTQPDAKSGQSSPGTPKSPSSQAQSAKSLAEANKVKKVAVVRSTPKSPGSLKSRPPAPLAAAAPMPDLKNVKSKIGSTDNLKHQPGGGRVQILDKKMDLSNVQSRCGSKDNLKHTPGGGKVQIVDKKLDLTNVQSRCGSKDNIKHVPGGGNIQIVHKKIDLSNVQSKCGSKDNIRHKPGGGNIEIKNEKLEFKVQSKIGSLDNIGHVPGGGQRKIESHKLSFRESAKARTDHGAEIVSLEDSPHQLSTVSSSGSINMADSPQLSTLADQVSASLAKQGL; this is encoded by the exons ATGGACTACATGAACAACGCCTCAAACAGCTACAGTTCTGGAGACACCATGAGTGCTTCATTAGGAAACATGTCCATAAACGATCAGCACCACCAGGAGAATGGAGTCCAGATGGGACACCAAATGAAAG TACGTAGTCTAGCCTTTCCTAGTTTACAACCCTCACTAGTGCACTCGTTCTCCCCGTTTCCATTTCTTATTATCTCACGCACAAGCAGGACGCAGTGCACAGACTCAGACCCACCTGCAAAAGTAAACAACACACTTATCAACGGTCAAACACACA AGAACGAAACAGTGCTCAGTGAAAATGGTCTGGAGTCTGGGTCTGAAGTAAAGAGCAGCGTCTGTGAGGAGGAGGCACAGCCTGGTGCCTCTGCAGGGGAGGGTGAGGTGCATCCTG CAGAAGCATCTGAACCATGTGCAGAGAAAGAAGCTGTGTGTGAGATCTCAGAAATGCAGAGCGCCTCGTTCGAAGACGAGGCGCCGCTTGGTGTCTCTGGTGAAAATGAGGGGCCTCCTG CAGGAGGAGCAGCTCCAACAG CAAAGCCCGCTACTGGAGTCCTCAGTGAGTTCGCATTTGCGGCCGGCGAATCAAAGCCTTCTGTAGCCGGATCGAATGGTGAGGGCAATGACTTCATGAGCATGGGAGCGTCCTGCTCTTTGGACCCAGGAAGTGAGGCAGCCTCCGGCCTGGACGACGGGCGGGTTGGAGAGTGTGGGAAGAGGCTGAGTGACTCTTTATGGGCCTCTGAAGACATGCAAGCCAGCAGGGGGAGCTTGAATTGGACTGGAGTGGCAGATTCCCATAGGGCCATCAGCCTGGATGCCACAGAGTGTCTGTCTGAAATCAGCAACCCGTCAGCGGTGTGTTTAGTCCGCAGCACTGCTTTGGAAGACCTGACATCAATCGGAGACAAAGGCTTGTGGGTTGATCCAGGGGAGGAGCTCATCTCCAGTGAAAACACTAATGACAGACTGAGTGAAGGTGCAGCTTTAAGGTCCTGCAGTGACTCTGGAGCCCACAGCGTCACCCCAGAAACACAGCCTCACACCCACAGATTGTCAGGCTCTGGCTTTGATTCTGGACTAGCTTTCCATTCAGAAGAACCACCGCCACGCGACCCCTCATCTCAAGCCCGTAGCTATAGAAACACTTCAGATGCGGATACCCTTTTAACAAATACACAATCTGACACGGCAACTGAAAATAACACAAGTGACTCATTGTTGCATAGGGTCGCTGATTCAAAGTCTGACATTTCTAATGACTCAGAGATGAACAGTGTGGCTCTGACCACGGGTTCAGCAGAGCTCCAGAAAACACGCCAAAGTTCTCCAGCCAGAAAGTCTTTGGTGCCGGTCGCTATTTTCAAAG CTCAAGCAAAGATGGATAACGGCTCTGCAGAGAAG aaacaaactgccACCAAAGCAACCTCTTCCCCTAAACGACCACCCGTAGTCACCAAGGGAAGTAAATTACATGCCTCCTCCCGAAACGGGCCCAGCTCCATCCCCATTAAAACCCGCAGCACAGAGCACGGGCAGCCCACA GCTGGTGTGAAGTCTCAGACCCCAGGAGCCAAAACTGCTGCTAGAACTCAACCAG ATGCCAAGAGTGGACAGAGCAGCCCCGGTACTCCCAAATCTCCCTCGAGCCAAGCGCAGTCTGCGAAGTCATTGGCTGAAGCCAACAAAGTGAAGAAGGTCGCGGTGGTGCGTTCTACACCCAAATCCCCAGGTTCCCTGAAGAGCCGCCCCCCCGCCCCTCTGGCTGCTGCAGCACCCATGCCAGACCTGAAGAACGTCAAGTCCAAGATCGGATCCACAGACAACCTCAAACATCAGCCTGGTGGTGGCAGG GTCCAAATCCTCGATAAGAAGATGGACTTAAGTAACGTCCAGTCTCGCTGCGGTTCTAAAGACAACCTAAAACACACACCTGGAGGTGGCAAG GTACAGATTGTTGATAAGAAGTTGGACTTAACCAATGTGCAGTCCCGGTGTGGCTCCAAAGATAATATAAAACATGTACCTGGTGGTGGCAAT ATTCAAATTGTGCACAAAAAGATCGATCTGAGCAACGTTCAATCCAAGTGCGGCTCGAAAGACAACATTCGCCACAAACCAG GTGGCGgaaatattgagataaaaaatGAGAAGCTGGAGTTTAAAGTTCAATCCAAGATCGGCTCTCTGGACAACATCGGCCATGTACCAGGAGGCGGGCAGAGGAAG
- the mapta gene encoding microtubule-associated protein tau isoform X19: MDYMNNASNSYSSGDTMSASLGNMSINDQHHQENGVQMGHQMKENETVLSENGLESGSEVKSSVCEEEAQPGASAGEGEVHPAGGAAPTAKPATGVLSEFAFAAGESKPSVAGSNGEGNDFMSMGASCSLDPGSEAASGLDDGRVGECGKRLSDSLWASEDMQASRGSLNWTGVADSHRAISLDATECLSEISNPSAVCLVRSTALEDLTSIGDKGLWVDPGEELISSENTNDRLSEGAALRSCSDSGAHSVTPETQPHTHRLSGSGFDSGLAFHSEEPPPRDPSSQARSYRNTSDADTLLTNTQSDTATENNTSDSLLHRVADSKSDISNDSEMNSVALTTGSAELQKTRQSSPARKSLVPVAIFKAQAKMDNGSAEKKQTATKATSSPKRPPVVTKGSKLHASSRNGPSSIPIKTRSTEHGQPTAGVKSQTPGAKTAARTQPASAKKLPTPKFEKDAKSGQSSPGTPKSPSSQAQSAKSLAEANKVKKVAVVRSTPKSPGSLKSRPPAPLAAAAPMPDLKNVKSKIGSTDNLKHQPGGGRVQILDQKVDYSTVQSKCGSKGNLKHVPGGGNVQILDKKMDLSNVQSRCGSKDNLKHTPGGGKVKILDQKVDYSNVQSKCGSKDNMKHAPGGGNVQIVDKKLDLTNVQSRCGSKDNIKHVPGGGNIQIVHKKIDLSNVQSKCGSKDNIRHKPGGGNIEIKNEKLEFKVQSKIGSLDNIGHVPGGGQRKIESHKLSFRESAKARTDHGAEIVSLEDSPHQLSTVSSSGSINMADSPQLSTLADQVSASLAKQGL, encoded by the exons ATGGACTACATGAACAACGCCTCAAACAGCTACAGTTCTGGAGACACCATGAGTGCTTCATTAGGAAACATGTCCATAAACGATCAGCACCACCAGGAGAATGGAGTCCAGATGGGACACCAAATGAAAG AGAACGAAACAGTGCTCAGTGAAAATGGTCTGGAGTCTGGGTCTGAAGTAAAGAGCAGCGTCTGTGAGGAGGAGGCACAGCCTGGTGCCTCTGCAGGGGAGGGTGAGGTGCATCCTG CAGGAGGAGCAGCTCCAACAG CAAAGCCCGCTACTGGAGTCCTCAGTGAGTTCGCATTTGCGGCCGGCGAATCAAAGCCTTCTGTAGCCGGATCGAATGGTGAGGGCAATGACTTCATGAGCATGGGAGCGTCCTGCTCTTTGGACCCAGGAAGTGAGGCAGCCTCCGGCCTGGACGACGGGCGGGTTGGAGAGTGTGGGAAGAGGCTGAGTGACTCTTTATGGGCCTCTGAAGACATGCAAGCCAGCAGGGGGAGCTTGAATTGGACTGGAGTGGCAGATTCCCATAGGGCCATCAGCCTGGATGCCACAGAGTGTCTGTCTGAAATCAGCAACCCGTCAGCGGTGTGTTTAGTCCGCAGCACTGCTTTGGAAGACCTGACATCAATCGGAGACAAAGGCTTGTGGGTTGATCCAGGGGAGGAGCTCATCTCCAGTGAAAACACTAATGACAGACTGAGTGAAGGTGCAGCTTTAAGGTCCTGCAGTGACTCTGGAGCCCACAGCGTCACCCCAGAAACACAGCCTCACACCCACAGATTGTCAGGCTCTGGCTTTGATTCTGGACTAGCTTTCCATTCAGAAGAACCACCGCCACGCGACCCCTCATCTCAAGCCCGTAGCTATAGAAACACTTCAGATGCGGATACCCTTTTAACAAATACACAATCTGACACGGCAACTGAAAATAACACAAGTGACTCATTGTTGCATAGGGTCGCTGATTCAAAGTCTGACATTTCTAATGACTCAGAGATGAACAGTGTGGCTCTGACCACGGGTTCAGCAGAGCTCCAGAAAACACGCCAAAGTTCTCCAGCCAGAAAGTCTTTGGTGCCGGTCGCTATTTTCAAAG CTCAAGCAAAGATGGATAACGGCTCTGCAGAGAAG aaacaaactgccACCAAAGCAACCTCTTCCCCTAAACGACCACCCGTAGTCACCAAGGGAAGTAAATTACATGCCTCCTCCCGAAACGGGCCCAGCTCCATCCCCATTAAAACCCGCAGCACAGAGCACGGGCAGCCCACA GCTGGTGTGAAGTCTCAGACCCCAGGAGCCAAAACTGCTGCTAGAACTCAACCAG CTAGTGCCAAGAAACTTCCCACTCCAAAAtttgaaaaag ATGCCAAGAGTGGACAGAGCAGCCCCGGTACTCCCAAATCTCCCTCGAGCCAAGCGCAGTCTGCGAAGTCATTGGCTGAAGCCAACAAAGTGAAGAAGGTCGCGGTGGTGCGTTCTACACCCAAATCCCCAGGTTCCCTGAAGAGCCGCCCCCCCGCCCCTCTGGCTGCTGCAGCACCCATGCCAGACCTGAAGAACGTCAAGTCCAAGATCGGATCCACAGACAACCTCAAACATCAGCCTGGTGGTGGCAGG GTACAAATCCTTGATCAGAAGGTGGACTATAGTACTGTGCAGTCTAAGTGTGGCTCCAAAGGCAATTTGAAACATGTACCCGGTGGCGGCAAT GTCCAAATCCTCGATAAGAAGATGGACTTAAGTAACGTCCAGTCTCGCTGCGGTTCTAAAGACAACCTAAAACACACACCTGGAGGTGGCAAG GTTAAAATTCTTGATCAGAAGGTGGACTATAGTAATGTCCAGTCTAAGTGTGGCTCCAAAGACAATATGAAACATGCACCCGGTGGCGGCAAT GTACAGATTGTTGATAAGAAGTTGGACTTAACCAATGTGCAGTCCCGGTGTGGCTCCAAAGATAATATAAAACATGTACCTGGTGGTGGCAAT ATTCAAATTGTGCACAAAAAGATCGATCTGAGCAACGTTCAATCCAAGTGCGGCTCGAAAGACAACATTCGCCACAAACCAG GTGGCGgaaatattgagataaaaaatGAGAAGCTGGAGTTTAAAGTTCAATCCAAGATCGGCTCTCTGGACAACATCGGCCATGTACCAGGAGGCGGGCAGAGGAAG
- the mapta gene encoding microtubule-associated protein tau isoform X8 — MDYMNNASNSYSSGDTMSASLGNMSINDQHHQENGVQMGHQMKVRSLAFPSLQPSLVHSFSPFPFLIISRTSRTQCTDSDPPAKVNNTLINGQTHKNETVLSENGLESGSEVKSSVCEEEAQPGASAGEGEVHPAEASEPCAEKEAVCEISEMQSASFEDEAPLGVSGENEGPPAGGAAPTAKPATGVLSEFAFAAGESKPSVAGSNGEGNDFMSMGASCSLDPGSEAASGLDDGRVGECGKRLSDSLWASEDMQASRGSLNWTGVADSHRAISLDATECLSEISNPSAVCLVRSTALEDLTSIGDKGLWVDPGEELISSENTNDRLSEGAALRSCSDSGAHSVTPETQPHTHRLSGSGFDSGLAFHSEEPPPRDPSSQARSYRNTSDADTLLTNTQSDTATENNTSDSLLHRVADSKSDISNDSEMNSVALTTGSAELQKTRQSSPARKSLVPVAIFKAQAKMDNGSAEKKQTATKATSSPKRPPVVTKGSKLHASSRNGPSSIPIKTRSTEHGQPTAGVKSQTPGAKTAARTQPASAKKLPTPKFEKDAKSGQSSPGTPKSPSSQAQSAKSLAEANKVKKVAVVRSTPKSPGSLKSRPPAPLAAAAPMPDLKNVKSKIGSTDNLKHQPGGGRVQILDKKMDLSNVQSRCGSKDNLKHTPGGGKVKILDQKVDYSNVQSKCGSKDNMKHAPGGGNVQIVDKKLDLTNVQSRCGSKDNIKHVPGGGNIQIVHKKIDLSNVQSKCGSKDNIRHKPGGGNIEIKNEKLEFKVQSKIGSLDNIGHVPGGGQRKIESHKLSFRESAKARTDHGAEIVSLEDSPHQLSTVSSSGSINMADSPQLSTLADQVSASLAKQGL, encoded by the exons ATGGACTACATGAACAACGCCTCAAACAGCTACAGTTCTGGAGACACCATGAGTGCTTCATTAGGAAACATGTCCATAAACGATCAGCACCACCAGGAGAATGGAGTCCAGATGGGACACCAAATGAAAG TACGTAGTCTAGCCTTTCCTAGTTTACAACCCTCACTAGTGCACTCGTTCTCCCCGTTTCCATTTCTTATTATCTCACGCACAAGCAGGACGCAGTGCACAGACTCAGACCCACCTGCAAAAGTAAACAACACACTTATCAACGGTCAAACACACA AGAACGAAACAGTGCTCAGTGAAAATGGTCTGGAGTCTGGGTCTGAAGTAAAGAGCAGCGTCTGTGAGGAGGAGGCACAGCCTGGTGCCTCTGCAGGGGAGGGTGAGGTGCATCCTG CAGAAGCATCTGAACCATGTGCAGAGAAAGAAGCTGTGTGTGAGATCTCAGAAATGCAGAGCGCCTCGTTCGAAGACGAGGCGCCGCTTGGTGTCTCTGGTGAAAATGAGGGGCCTCCTG CAGGAGGAGCAGCTCCAACAG CAAAGCCCGCTACTGGAGTCCTCAGTGAGTTCGCATTTGCGGCCGGCGAATCAAAGCCTTCTGTAGCCGGATCGAATGGTGAGGGCAATGACTTCATGAGCATGGGAGCGTCCTGCTCTTTGGACCCAGGAAGTGAGGCAGCCTCCGGCCTGGACGACGGGCGGGTTGGAGAGTGTGGGAAGAGGCTGAGTGACTCTTTATGGGCCTCTGAAGACATGCAAGCCAGCAGGGGGAGCTTGAATTGGACTGGAGTGGCAGATTCCCATAGGGCCATCAGCCTGGATGCCACAGAGTGTCTGTCTGAAATCAGCAACCCGTCAGCGGTGTGTTTAGTCCGCAGCACTGCTTTGGAAGACCTGACATCAATCGGAGACAAAGGCTTGTGGGTTGATCCAGGGGAGGAGCTCATCTCCAGTGAAAACACTAATGACAGACTGAGTGAAGGTGCAGCTTTAAGGTCCTGCAGTGACTCTGGAGCCCACAGCGTCACCCCAGAAACACAGCCTCACACCCACAGATTGTCAGGCTCTGGCTTTGATTCTGGACTAGCTTTCCATTCAGAAGAACCACCGCCACGCGACCCCTCATCTCAAGCCCGTAGCTATAGAAACACTTCAGATGCGGATACCCTTTTAACAAATACACAATCTGACACGGCAACTGAAAATAACACAAGTGACTCATTGTTGCATAGGGTCGCTGATTCAAAGTCTGACATTTCTAATGACTCAGAGATGAACAGTGTGGCTCTGACCACGGGTTCAGCAGAGCTCCAGAAAACACGCCAAAGTTCTCCAGCCAGAAAGTCTTTGGTGCCGGTCGCTATTTTCAAAG CTCAAGCAAAGATGGATAACGGCTCTGCAGAGAAG aaacaaactgccACCAAAGCAACCTCTTCCCCTAAACGACCACCCGTAGTCACCAAGGGAAGTAAATTACATGCCTCCTCCCGAAACGGGCCCAGCTCCATCCCCATTAAAACCCGCAGCACAGAGCACGGGCAGCCCACA GCTGGTGTGAAGTCTCAGACCCCAGGAGCCAAAACTGCTGCTAGAACTCAACCAG CTAGTGCCAAGAAACTTCCCACTCCAAAAtttgaaaaag ATGCCAAGAGTGGACAGAGCAGCCCCGGTACTCCCAAATCTCCCTCGAGCCAAGCGCAGTCTGCGAAGTCATTGGCTGAAGCCAACAAAGTGAAGAAGGTCGCGGTGGTGCGTTCTACACCCAAATCCCCAGGTTCCCTGAAGAGCCGCCCCCCCGCCCCTCTGGCTGCTGCAGCACCCATGCCAGACCTGAAGAACGTCAAGTCCAAGATCGGATCCACAGACAACCTCAAACATCAGCCTGGTGGTGGCAGG GTCCAAATCCTCGATAAGAAGATGGACTTAAGTAACGTCCAGTCTCGCTGCGGTTCTAAAGACAACCTAAAACACACACCTGGAGGTGGCAAG GTTAAAATTCTTGATCAGAAGGTGGACTATAGTAATGTCCAGTCTAAGTGTGGCTCCAAAGACAATATGAAACATGCACCCGGTGGCGGCAAT GTACAGATTGTTGATAAGAAGTTGGACTTAACCAATGTGCAGTCCCGGTGTGGCTCCAAAGATAATATAAAACATGTACCTGGTGGTGGCAAT ATTCAAATTGTGCACAAAAAGATCGATCTGAGCAACGTTCAATCCAAGTGCGGCTCGAAAGACAACATTCGCCACAAACCAG GTGGCGgaaatattgagataaaaaatGAGAAGCTGGAGTTTAAAGTTCAATCCAAGATCGGCTCTCTGGACAACATCGGCCATGTACCAGGAGGCGGGCAGAGGAAG
- the mapta gene encoding microtubule-associated protein tau isoform X15 yields the protein MDYMNNASNSYSSGDTMSASLGNMSINDQHHQENGVQMGHQMKVRSLAFPSLQPSLVHSFSPFPFLIISRTSRTQCTDSDPPAKVNNTLINGQTHKNETVLSENGLESGSEVKSSVCEEEAQPGASAGEGEVHPAEASEPCAEKEAVCEISEMQSASFEDEAPLGVSGENEGPPAGGAAPTAKPATGVLSEFAFAAGESKPSVAGSNGEGNDFMSMGASCSLDPGSEAASGLDDGRVGECGKRLSDSLWASEDMQASRGSLNWTGVADSHRAISLDATECLSEISNPSAVCLVRSTALEDLTSIGDKGLWVDPGEELISSENTNDRLSEGAALRSCSDSGAHSVTPETQPHTHRLSGSGFDSGLAFHSEEPPPRDPSSQARSYRNTSDADTLLTNTQSDTATENNTSDSLLHRVADSKSDISNDSEMNSVALTTGSAELQKTRQSSPARKSLVPVAIFKAQAKMDNGSAEKKQTATKATSSPKRPPVVTKGSKLHASSRNGPSSIPIKTRSTEHGQPTAGVKSQTPGAKTAARTQPASAKKLPTPKFEKDAKSGQSSPGTPKSPSSQAQSAKSLAEANKVKKVAVVRSTPKSPGSLKSRPPAPLAAAAPMPDLKNVKSKIGSTDNLKHQPGGGRVQILDKKMDLSNVQSRCGSKDNLKHTPGGGKVQIVDKKLDLTNVQSRCGSKDNIKHVPGGGNIQIVHKKIDLSNVQSKCGSKDNIRHKPGGGNIEIKNEKLEFKVQSKIGSLDNIGHVPGGGQRKIESHKLSFRESAKARTDHGAEIVSLEDSPHQLSTVSSSGSINMADSPQLSTLADQVSASLAKQGL from the exons ATGGACTACATGAACAACGCCTCAAACAGCTACAGTTCTGGAGACACCATGAGTGCTTCATTAGGAAACATGTCCATAAACGATCAGCACCACCAGGAGAATGGAGTCCAGATGGGACACCAAATGAAAG TACGTAGTCTAGCCTTTCCTAGTTTACAACCCTCACTAGTGCACTCGTTCTCCCCGTTTCCATTTCTTATTATCTCACGCACAAGCAGGACGCAGTGCACAGACTCAGACCCACCTGCAAAAGTAAACAACACACTTATCAACGGTCAAACACACA AGAACGAAACAGTGCTCAGTGAAAATGGTCTGGAGTCTGGGTCTGAAGTAAAGAGCAGCGTCTGTGAGGAGGAGGCACAGCCTGGTGCCTCTGCAGGGGAGGGTGAGGTGCATCCTG CAGAAGCATCTGAACCATGTGCAGAGAAAGAAGCTGTGTGTGAGATCTCAGAAATGCAGAGCGCCTCGTTCGAAGACGAGGCGCCGCTTGGTGTCTCTGGTGAAAATGAGGGGCCTCCTG CAGGAGGAGCAGCTCCAACAG CAAAGCCCGCTACTGGAGTCCTCAGTGAGTTCGCATTTGCGGCCGGCGAATCAAAGCCTTCTGTAGCCGGATCGAATGGTGAGGGCAATGACTTCATGAGCATGGGAGCGTCCTGCTCTTTGGACCCAGGAAGTGAGGCAGCCTCCGGCCTGGACGACGGGCGGGTTGGAGAGTGTGGGAAGAGGCTGAGTGACTCTTTATGGGCCTCTGAAGACATGCAAGCCAGCAGGGGGAGCTTGAATTGGACTGGAGTGGCAGATTCCCATAGGGCCATCAGCCTGGATGCCACAGAGTGTCTGTCTGAAATCAGCAACCCGTCAGCGGTGTGTTTAGTCCGCAGCACTGCTTTGGAAGACCTGACATCAATCGGAGACAAAGGCTTGTGGGTTGATCCAGGGGAGGAGCTCATCTCCAGTGAAAACACTAATGACAGACTGAGTGAAGGTGCAGCTTTAAGGTCCTGCAGTGACTCTGGAGCCCACAGCGTCACCCCAGAAACACAGCCTCACACCCACAGATTGTCAGGCTCTGGCTTTGATTCTGGACTAGCTTTCCATTCAGAAGAACCACCGCCACGCGACCCCTCATCTCAAGCCCGTAGCTATAGAAACACTTCAGATGCGGATACCCTTTTAACAAATACACAATCTGACACGGCAACTGAAAATAACACAAGTGACTCATTGTTGCATAGGGTCGCTGATTCAAAGTCTGACATTTCTAATGACTCAGAGATGAACAGTGTGGCTCTGACCACGGGTTCAGCAGAGCTCCAGAAAACACGCCAAAGTTCTCCAGCCAGAAAGTCTTTGGTGCCGGTCGCTATTTTCAAAG CTCAAGCAAAGATGGATAACGGCTCTGCAGAGAAG aaacaaactgccACCAAAGCAACCTCTTCCCCTAAACGACCACCCGTAGTCACCAAGGGAAGTAAATTACATGCCTCCTCCCGAAACGGGCCCAGCTCCATCCCCATTAAAACCCGCAGCACAGAGCACGGGCAGCCCACA GCTGGTGTGAAGTCTCAGACCCCAGGAGCCAAAACTGCTGCTAGAACTCAACCAG CTAGTGCCAAGAAACTTCCCACTCCAAAAtttgaaaaag ATGCCAAGAGTGGACAGAGCAGCCCCGGTACTCCCAAATCTCCCTCGAGCCAAGCGCAGTCTGCGAAGTCATTGGCTGAAGCCAACAAAGTGAAGAAGGTCGCGGTGGTGCGTTCTACACCCAAATCCCCAGGTTCCCTGAAGAGCCGCCCCCCCGCCCCTCTGGCTGCTGCAGCACCCATGCCAGACCTGAAGAACGTCAAGTCCAAGATCGGATCCACAGACAACCTCAAACATCAGCCTGGTGGTGGCAGG GTCCAAATCCTCGATAAGAAGATGGACTTAAGTAACGTCCAGTCTCGCTGCGGTTCTAAAGACAACCTAAAACACACACCTGGAGGTGGCAAG GTACAGATTGTTGATAAGAAGTTGGACTTAACCAATGTGCAGTCCCGGTGTGGCTCCAAAGATAATATAAAACATGTACCTGGTGGTGGCAAT ATTCAAATTGTGCACAAAAAGATCGATCTGAGCAACGTTCAATCCAAGTGCGGCTCGAAAGACAACATTCGCCACAAACCAG GTGGCGgaaatattgagataaaaaatGAGAAGCTGGAGTTTAAAGTTCAATCCAAGATCGGCTCTCTGGACAACATCGGCCATGTACCAGGAGGCGGGCAGAGGAAG